ACGAAGCACAAGTCACTGCCACCCGGCGCGACCGGCACGCGCGCCAGCGGCTGCGGACTCAGGCCCGGCCCGTGCAGGTTCAGCTGCTGCGCCCCGAAGCGGTACGCGAAGCCCTGAGCGCGTGGGATGACCTCGGCCCCCAGCACCCGCGCGTAGAACTCGTTCGAACGCGCCCAGTCGGAGACGTGCAGCACGCAGTGATCCAGCCGGACGTTCACGCGGGTACCGGGGTGGACAGCACGTCCTCTGGCAGTGCGACGCGGCCCATGACGGCGGTCGCGGCGGCCACGGCGGGCGACGCGAGGTAGATGCGGGCGTCCTTGTCGCCCATCCGCCCGATGAAGTTGCGGTTACTGGTGCTGACGCAGACCTCGCCGGGGGCCAGCACGCCCTGGTGGCGGCCCATGCACGGCCCGCAGCCAGGCGTTCCCAGCACCGCTCCGGCGCGTTGCAGGGTCAGGAGGGTGCCGTCGGCCATGGCGTCCTCCATGACCTGACTGCTGGCCGGAATGACGAGCAGTCGCGTGCCGGGGGCGACGCGCCGTCCGCGCAGGACGTCGGCGGCGGCGTGCAGGTCCTCGATGCGGCCGTTCGTGCAGGTGCCGATGAACACCTGATCCACGTGCTGGTCGCGCAGCTGTTCGCGCAGGTCGGCCACGTCGAACACGTTGTCGACCTCGTTGGGGGCGCTCATGCGGGGGTTCAGGGTGCCCAGGTCGATCTCGATGCTCTGCACGTACGTGGCGCCGTCGTCGGGGTACACCCAGTCGGGGATGTCGTAGCCGTACGCGGTGAGGATCTCGCCGCCGGGCACGACCAGTCCGACCTTCGCTCCGGCCTCGACGCAGAGGTTCGCCAGGGTCATGCGTTCGCCGCGCGTGAAGCGGTCCCCGGCGTGCATCTCGATGCTCTGGTAGGTCGCGCCGTCCGCGCCGAGGCGGCGGATCATCTCCAGGGCGACGTCCTTGGCACTCACGCCCGCTCTGAGGTCGCCGGTGAAGGTGACTTTCACGCTCTCGGGGACTTTCAGCCAGGTCTTGCCGCTGGCGGCGGCCAGGGCGATGTCGGTGGCGCCCATGCCGGTCCCGAACGCGGCGACCGCGCCGTACGTGGTGGAGTGGCTGTCGCTGCCCAGCACGATCCAGCCGGGCCGGGCCAGTCCTTCCTCCATCAGCACCTGATGGCAGATGCCGCGCCCCACGTCGAACAGGCGCACGCCGGTCTGCGCGGCGTACTCGCGTGCTTCCTTCTGCGCCTGCGCCACGCTGACGGTGCTCGCGGGGGCAACGTGATCGATGACGATACTGACCCGCTCGGGGTATCTGGGCGTGGCGTTCAGGTCCTGCCCCATGCGCTGGATGAAGCTCTGGGCGATGGAGTCCACGACCATGACCTGATCGACCTCGACGACCGCGAGGTCGCCGGCGTACACAACCTGCGTGCCGCGTCGGGAGAGGATCTTTTCCGCCATGGTCTGCGGGCGGGGGGTGGGGTTCGTCATGCGCCCCATCATGCCGCATCCGGCCAGGGTCGGCGTGAGATTGACTGGATTTCAGGCTGAATTGTTTGCAAACGCCAGGAAGGGGTGGGAAGGGTGCAGTTCAAAAATGAACCCCAGTCAAGTCAACCGCTGCCCCGGTATGTCACTGTGCGGAGCGTACCCACAACCCAGCTGCCACCCGCGGCAGATCCGTCCGTTCCAGCGTGAACGGACTTCAGCAGTCCTGTTCCGGCACCCGGCGCGGGCCTGCCTCCGCCCGTGGCCCAGGAGCCGTCATGTCCCATGCCCCGCACCGTACGCCTGCCCGCACCCCCGTCCTGGCCGCCCTGAGCGCCGCGCTGCTGCTCGCCTCGTGCGGCGCCCCCACCGGCCCCGCCGCCACCACCGTTCCGGTGACAGCGGCCGTGCCCATCCCGCCCGAGGCGACGGCCGCGCCCACCCGCACCGACCTGCGCGATACCGCCCTGCCCGCGCCGCTGAACGCGCAGGCGCTGGACAAGAGCACGCCGCTGATCCTGGTGCATGGCCTGGGGGGCTTCGGACGGGACGAGGCGCTGGGCCTGCGCTACTGGGGCGGCCTGAACGACGTGCAGCAGGACCTGCGCGGCCAGGGGTACAGCGTGTTCACGGCCAGCCTGGGGCCGGTCAGCAGCAACTGGGACCGCGCCGCCGAACTGTACGCGCAGATCAAGGGTGGCTGCGTGGACTACGGCGCGGCGCACGCCGCCACGCACAGGCACGCCCGCACGGACACCGCCAAGTGCTACCCCGGCTTCTACCCGCAGTGGGACGCGCAGCACCCGGTGAACCTGCTGGGGCACTCGATGGGCGGGCAGACCGCGCGGGTGCTCGTGAAACTGCTGGACGACGGGGACGCCGCCAACCGCGCCAGCGGCGGCCTGTTCGCCGGAGGCCGCGCCGGGTGGGTGCGCAGCGTCATGACGGTCAGCAGCCCCAACAACGGCAGTCCCGCCGCCGACACGTTGCAGGACGCCGTGCCCATGTTCAAGAACCTGATCCTGGCGTTCGCGGGCAGCGTCGGCGGGCTCGACCCGCAGAACTTCGTGTACAACTTCGACCTGGGCCAGTGGGGTCTGAGCCGCGCGCCGGGCGAGAGTTTCACCACGTACAACACCCGCGTGTTCAACTCCGGCATCTGGAACACCCGCGATCAGGCGGCGTACGACCTGAGCCCGGACGGCGCGGCCGCCCTGAACGCCTACGCGGGCCGCAGCCGCACCACGCGGTACTTCTCGTGGGAGACGAACGCCAGCACGCCCGGCCTGCTCAGCGGCTGGCACTACCCCAACCCCACCATGAACGCCGTCCTGCAACCCATCGCTTACCCCCACGCGTGGCCGCTGAAGCCTGGGCTGGGGAACGTCAGTGGCCGCAGCCCCGGCGGGGCCGTCACGTACAGCAGCGCGTGGTGGGCGAACGACGGGATCGTCCCGAACACGTCCATGAACGCCCCGACCAGCCAGGGCAGCGCCGCGTACACCGGGCAGGCCACCACGCCCGGAAGCTGGTATCGCCTGGGCCGCGTCAGCGGGTACGACCACATCGACATCACGGGCAACCTGTCGTTCCGGGACGTGAAGACCTTCTACCGCAACCAGGCGGCGTTCCTGGGCAGCGTGAAGTGACCGCCTACCTGCGCGCCTGATACGGATTCCGTTTGTTTCGCCGACAACCCGGAACATCGCCGGCTTGTCAGCTTCACGTCCGGAACCCGTTTCTCTCCCACTCGCTTCGCTCGGATTGAACGGGCTTTGCAGCCCATTCAATCGGAGTCCGTATGACACCCCCTGCCCTATCATGGGCCGCATGGTGAAACTCGACGAGACTCCGCTGCCCGGCGTGGGCATGCGCTACGACTTCGACAGCCGCTCCGGCAAACGCGTGGGCGTCATCACCCACCGCGACGGGCGGCGCGAGATCTTCGTCGCCCGCCGCGACGACCCGGACGCCTGCGCCGAGAGCATCGTCCTGGCCGACGACGAGGCCGAGGCCGTGGCGGACCTGCTGGGCGGCAGCGCCGTCACGCGCCGCCTGGAAACCTCCATGCAGGACATCCAGGGACTCGCCATGGACTGGCTACCGCTGCCCGACACCAGCCCCTTCGTGGGAGAGCTGCTGGGCAGCACCATGATGCGCACCCGCACCGGCACGTCCATCGTGGCGGTCATGCGCGGCCAGCAGGCCGTCCCCGCGCCGGGACCGGAACTGACCTTCGAGCGCGGCGACGTGGTGGTCGTGGTGGGCACCGCGCCCGGCATCCGGCAGGCGGCCGCGCTGCTGCGCGGCACCCCGTGACCGCCTCCCCACCCGCCCGCACGGGGGGCGCGTGCCGTTAGGTCAACTGTTCCTGGAACTCGGGGTGGTCATCCTGGCGCTGGCGCTGGTGGGCCGCGCGGCCGGGCGGCTGGGCATCACACCCATCCCGCTGTACCTGTTGGCGGGCGTGGGGCTGGGCGCGTTCATGCACCTGGGCCGCGCCCCGGAGGAATTCATTCACGTGGGCGCCGAGATCGGCGCGGTGCTGCTGCTGTTCACGCTGGGCCTGGAATTCACCAGTCAGGAACTCCGCGAGAGCCTGAGCAAGCAGCGGAACATCGGCGCGCTGGATCTCGCCCTGAACTTCCCGCCGGGCCTGATCGCCGGGTGGCTGCTGGGCCTGCCCCCCATGGCCTGCGTGCTGCTGGGCGGCGTGACGTACCTGACCAGCAGCGGCATCGCCAGCAAGGTCCTGTCGGACCTGGGCCGACTCGGGAACCGCGAGACGCCGGTCATCCTGGGCGTGTGCGTGCTGGAGGACGTCGCCATGGCCGTGTACCTGCCGGTCGTGGCGGCGCTGCTGCTGGGCGGCACGCTGGTCGCCATCGGCGTGAACCTGACCGTGGCGCTGGGCGTGTTCGCCCTGACCTTCTTCCTGGCGTTGCGGTACGGGCACCTCCTGAGCCGCGCGCTGAACGTCCCCAGCGACGAGGCGCTGCTGCTGGGCGTGCTGGGACTGGTGCTGGTCGTGGCCGGCGCCGCCGACCTGCTGAAGGTCAGCGCCGCCATCGGCGCGTTCCTGGTGGGCATCGCGCTGTCCGGCGAGGTCGCCGACCGCGCCCGGCGGCAGATCGAGCCGCTGCGGGACCTGTTCGCCGCCGTGTTCTTCGTGTTCTTCGGCCTGCAACTGAACCTCGCGGAGGTGCCGGACGTGCTGCTGGCCGCCACGCTGCTGGCCGTCGTGACCGCCGCCACCAAGTTCGCGGTCGGCTGGATCGGCGCGGCCCGCGCAGGCGTGCAGACACGCGGCCGCGTCCGCGCCGGAGCGACCCTGATCGCACGCGGCGAGTTCAGCATCCTGATCGCGGGCCTGGGCCTGGGGCTCGCGCCGCAACTGGGGCCGCTGGCCGCCGTGTACGTGCTGCTGACCGCCCTGATCGGCCCGGTCCTGGCCCGCTTCGACGCGCCCATCGCCGCGTGGCTGACCCGTCCCGCCCGTCCCGCCGCGAGCAGCTGACCACCAGCAACAGGGAGCGGCGGCAAGGAATATCCCCTGCCGCCGCTCCCTGTTGCTGATCACTCCGCCCGGATTGAACGCTTTGCAAGCCATTCAATCGGAGTCTGTATCAGATGGCGAGGCCCTGCGCGTGGGCGCTGACGTCCTTGCTCTCGTACTGGCCGGGCGGCAGGTCGATGGCGGGGGCGTTCGTCTCGAATTCGTCGCTCCAGCCGACCTCGTCCAGGGCTTTCTTCCACGCGCCGATGCTCTCGTTGCGGTAGATCTGGTAGGCGGCCATGCCGACCTCCGGGCCGCCGCGCGCGATCACGCTTTCCACCCAGGCCCACTTGGCGGACACGTTGCGGAGTTCGGCGGTGGTCCGCAGTTCCTTCTGGATGCGTTTCATGCGTTTCTCGATGACCTGCACGCCCGCGAAGGGGTCCGCGAAGTGCGGCGTGTGGCGTTTGGGCACGAAGGGGCTGATGCCCAGCGCGATGCGGTTGATCCCGGCGAGTTCCTTGGTGAACGAGATCAGTTCCGTGATGTCGTCGTCGTTCTCGGGGCCGAGGCCGATCATCATGTACACCTTGACGCCCTTGAAGCCCAGGTCGCGGCTGATGTGCGCGGTCTTGATCAGATCCTCGGTAGTGATGCCCTTTTTCAGCCAGCGGCGCAGGCGTTCGCTGGGCGCGTCGCTGGCGACGGTGAAGGTCCGCAGCCCGCCGGCCTTGAGGATCTCGGCCAGTTCGGCGTCGACCGTGTCGGCGCGGATGGAGCTGACGCCCAGCTTGATGCCCCGGTCGGTCAGGGTGCGGCCCACGAACTTGGTGTGCGGGAAGTCGCTGAGGGCCGCGCCGACCAGTCCGACCTTGGTGGCCCAGTCGGGGATGACGTCCAGCAGTTCCTGCGCCTGGTTGTTGCGGTTCGGGCCGTACATGGTCCGGGCGAGGCAGAAGGTGCAGGGGCGGGGGCAGCCGCGCTGGGCCTCGACCAGGAACATGTTGCTCAGTTCGCTGTGCGGCGTGACGATCTGGCTGTAGGCGGGCAGGAGTTCCTTGGGCGCGGTCGCCCACTTGGGTTCGTGGGTGTGCCGCGCCGGGAGGAACACGCCGGGCATGCCGTCCACGAGGTCGTAGAAGTCCTCGCGGCTCTCGGCCTCGCGCAGGGCCTCGCTGACGACGGGGATGATCTGCTCGCCGTCCCCGATGATGATCACGTCCGCGAAGGGAGCGAGCGGGTAGGGGTTGGAGCTGGTGAACGGCCCGCCGATCATGACGATGGCGTCGCTGTCGTCGCGTTCCTCGCGCAGGGGGCGCAGCCCGGTCACGTCGAGCAGGCGGATGATGTTCGTCAGGTCCAGCTCGAACGACACGCTGATCGCCA
The DNA window shown above is from Deinococcus sp. LM3 and carries:
- a CDS encoding VOC family protein, which codes for MNVRLDHCVLHVSDWARSNEFYARVLGAEVIPRAQGFAYRFGAQQLNLHGPGLSPQPLARVPVAPGGSDLCFVWDGPVSGAAAHLSACGVPVELGPVARAGAQGDGLSVYFRDPDGSLLEFISYEQAYEQEGA
- a CDS encoding 3-isopropylmalate dehydratase large subunit, whose product is MTNPTPRPQTMAEKILSRRGTQVVYAGDLAVVEVDQVMVVDSIAQSFIQRMGQDLNATPRYPERVSIVIDHVAPASTVSVAQAQKEAREYAAQTGVRLFDVGRGICHQVLMEEGLARPGWIVLGSDSHSTTYGAVAAFGTGMGATDIALAAASGKTWLKVPESVKVTFTGDLRAGVSAKDVALEMIRRLGADGATYQSIEMHAGDRFTRGERMTLANLCVEAGAKVGLVVPGGEILTAYGYDIPDWVYPDDGATYVQSIEIDLGTLNPRMSAPNEVDNVFDVADLREQLRDQHVDQVFIGTCTNGRIEDLHAAADVLRGRRVAPGTRLLVIPASSQVMEDAMADGTLLTLQRAGAVLGTPGCGPCMGRHQGVLAPGEVCVSTSNRNFIGRMGDKDARIYLASPAVAAATAVMGRVALPEDVLSTPVPA
- a CDS encoding lipase, with the translated sequence MSHAPHRTPARTPVLAALSAALLLASCGAPTGPAATTVPVTAAVPIPPEATAAPTRTDLRDTALPAPLNAQALDKSTPLILVHGLGGFGRDEALGLRYWGGLNDVQQDLRGQGYSVFTASLGPVSSNWDRAAELYAQIKGGCVDYGAAHAATHRHARTDTAKCYPGFYPQWDAQHPVNLLGHSMGGQTARVLVKLLDDGDAANRASGGLFAGGRAGWVRSVMTVSSPNNGSPAADTLQDAVPMFKNLILAFAGSVGGLDPQNFVYNFDLGQWGLSRAPGESFTTYNTRVFNSGIWNTRDQAAYDLSPDGAAALNAYAGRSRTTRYFSWETNASTPGLLSGWHYPNPTMNAVLQPIAYPHAWPLKPGLGNVSGRSPGGAVTYSSAWWANDGIVPNTSMNAPTSQGSAAYTGQATTPGSWYRLGRVSGYDHIDITGNLSFRDVKTFYRNQAAFLGSVK
- a CDS encoding cation:proton antiporter regulatory subunit encodes the protein MVKLDETPLPGVGMRYDFDSRSGKRVGVITHRDGRREIFVARRDDPDACAESIVLADDEAEAVADLLGGSAVTRRLETSMQDIQGLAMDWLPLPDTSPFVGELLGSTMMRTRTGTSIVAVMRGQQAVPAPGPELTFERGDVVVVVGTAPGIRQAAALLRGTP
- a CDS encoding cation:proton antiporter, with amino-acid sequence MPLGQLFLELGVVILALALVGRAAGRLGITPIPLYLLAGVGLGAFMHLGRAPEEFIHVGAEIGAVLLLFTLGLEFTSQELRESLSKQRNIGALDLALNFPPGLIAGWLLGLPPMACVLLGGVTYLTSSGIASKVLSDLGRLGNRETPVILGVCVLEDVAMAVYLPVVAALLLGGTLVAIGVNLTVALGVFALTFFLALRYGHLLSRALNVPSDEALLLGVLGLVLVVAGAADLLKVSAAIGAFLVGIALSGEVADRARRQIEPLRDLFAAVFFVFFGLQLNLAEVPDVLLAATLLAVVTAATKFAVGWIGAARAGVQTRGRVRAGATLIARGEFSILIAGLGLGLAPQLGPLAAVYVLLTALIGPVLARFDAPIAAWLTRPARPAASS
- a CDS encoding radical SAM protein, producing MSYWRNTIKPLLDDETGTLFKQAPVRVTLAFPNRYSVGMASLGYQVIYRMFNQEEGVACERAFLPDDVEAFERTGQALPTVETGRDAGDCQLLAISVSFELDLTNIIRLLDVTGLRPLREERDDSDAIVMIGGPFTSSNPYPLAPFADVIIIGDGEQIIPVVSEALREAESREDFYDLVDGMPGVFLPARHTHEPKWATAPKELLPAYSQIVTPHSELSNMFLVEAQRGCPRPCTFCLARTMYGPNRNNQAQELLDVIPDWATKVGLVGAALSDFPHTKFVGRTLTDRGIKLGVSSIRADTVDAELAEILKAGGLRTFTVASDAPSERLRRWLKKGITTEDLIKTAHISRDLGFKGVKVYMMIGLGPENDDDITELISFTKELAGINRIALGISPFVPKRHTPHFADPFAGVQVIEKRMKRIQKELRTTAELRNVSAKWAWVESVIARGGPEVGMAAYQIYRNESIGAWKKALDEVGWSDEFETNAPAIDLPPGQYESKDVSAHAQGLAI